From one Halothece sp. PCC 7418 genomic stretch:
- a CDS encoding serine/threonine-protein kinase, translated as MAESPNFSAYGYEIIKPLGVNRHGARVTYQAVQITSQEPVVIKQFKFVSTQSNWSDYQAVERELEFLKQLHHPGIPKYLDYFESEEGFCFVQEYKDASNLSEFHSFELREIKQIASSVLEILQYLQKQTPSVVHRDLKPENILVDEDFRVYLVDFGFAKALSDELTSSSTVSGTMGFIPPEELFNHSLSKSSDLYSLGVTLIALISGKKSSQVGELIDSQFQVDLSAIAQQITPEFYNWLETLTKPSVDERYPDAETALKKLQPLAIEARSEINLSHCAINLTANQIGETIKQAIPINNLISETKIKGKWEVAPHTSDPPHTPNRHSWIAFEPANFSHKDDEEMICHLKVDTSQLKADQEYQRTLLLHNQSESKTYAIPIRVKTAPIPLSFSPFPNYGFLIFLCLVGIATALISNFGSLALPFLNQVLQQIALVTSDPHYNWITNLGAFLGSFVGISLGLSFWSKSESEIDLITFIFWVPLIVFFYSAIVAIIATLIEIGWTKWILSENIPPSEYLFNLASLNFYVISDLTVLFAGIAFALGSFYHFYVSLLEAGINPVFAIFFILASLGLSATGALAIINQFSGLLSLVIAGLSTTYLLCVYAYLPWAKHRAKKQFKQKEAHLISP; from the coding sequence ATGGCTGAATCCCCTAATTTCTCTGCTTATGGTTATGAGATTATTAAACCTCTAGGTGTCAATCGTCATGGTGCTAGAGTTACATATCAAGCTGTTCAGATAACATCCCAAGAACCCGTAGTTATTAAACAGTTTAAGTTTGTTTCTACTCAAAGCAATTGGTCAGATTATCAAGCTGTAGAACGGGAACTGGAATTCCTGAAACAACTTCATCACCCTGGAATTCCAAAATATTTAGATTATTTTGAATCTGAGGAAGGATTCTGTTTTGTACAGGAATATAAAGATGCTTCTAATCTGAGTGAGTTTCACTCTTTTGAACTCAGGGAAATTAAGCAGATTGCTTCTTCAGTTCTGGAAATTTTACAGTATTTACAAAAGCAAACCCCCTCAGTCGTTCACCGTGATCTTAAACCAGAAAACATTCTAGTTGATGAAGATTTCAGGGTTTACTTAGTTGATTTCGGTTTCGCCAAAGCACTCTCAGATGAATTGACATCGAGTAGCACGGTATCAGGAACAATGGGCTTTATTCCACCTGAAGAGCTTTTCAACCATTCCCTCTCAAAATCTTCGGATTTATACAGTCTTGGCGTTACCCTGATTGCTCTGATTTCAGGGAAAAAATCTAGCCAAGTCGGTGAATTGATTGATAGCCAGTTTCAAGTGGACTTAAGCGCGATCGCGCAACAAATAACACCAGAATTCTACAATTGGCTGGAAACTCTAACCAAACCTAGTGTAGATGAACGCTATCCTGATGCGGAAACGGCTCTAAAAAAACTACAACCTCTTGCAATTGAAGCGCGATCGGAAATTAACTTAAGTCATTGCGCTATCAACTTAACAGCGAATCAGATTGGGGAAACAATTAAACAAGCCATTCCCATCAATAACCTAATTTCTGAAACAAAGATAAAAGGAAAATGGGAAGTTGCACCTCACACTTCCGATCCGCCTCATACTCCTAATAGACACAGTTGGATCGCGTTTGAACCCGCAAACTTTTCCCATAAAGATGATGAAGAAATGATTTGTCATCTTAAAGTTGATACCAGTCAACTCAAAGCTGATCAGGAGTATCAGAGAACGCTCCTTCTTCATAACCAATCTGAATCAAAAACTTACGCCATTCCCATTCGAGTCAAAACAGCCCCCATCCCCCTATCGTTTTCTCCTTTCCCAAATTATGGTTTTTTAATCTTTTTATGTCTGGTCGGAATAGCGACAGCTTTGATCTCTAATTTTGGCTCTCTGGCGTTACCTTTTCTCAATCAAGTGCTGCAACAAATTGCTTTGGTAACTAGCGATCCTCACTATAACTGGATCACTAACTTAGGAGCGTTTCTAGGAAGTTTTGTCGGGATATCTCTTGGCTTGTCTTTTTGGAGTAAATCGGAAAGCGAGATTGATTTAATCACCTTTATCTTCTGGGTTCCCCTTATTGTTTTCTTCTATAGCGCGATCGTTGCTATCATCGCAACTTTGATAGAAATCGGTTGGACAAAATGGATTTTATCTGAAAACATTCCTCCTTCCGAATATCTTTTTAATTTGGCAAGTCTTAATTTTTATGTCATCAGCGATCTTACTGTCTTATTTGCTGGAATTGCATTTGCTTTAGGGAGTTTTTATCACTTCTATGTTTCATTACTAGAAGCAGGAATCAACCCAGTTTTTGCAATTTTCTTTATCTTGGCTAGCCTGGGTTTATCCGCTACAGGTGCGTTAGCAATTATTAACCAGTTTTCAGGATTGCTTTCTTTAGTAATTGCTGGTCTTAGTACAACTTACTTACTCTGCGTTTATGCTTATTTACCTTGGGCGAAACATCGAGCTAAAAAACAGTTTAAGCAAAAAGAAGCTCACTTAATCTCTCCGTAA
- a CDS encoding AbrB/MazE/SpoVT family DNA-binding domain-containing protein encodes MEARITVKGQITLPKALRDAMHLKTGDKVLFEPLEDGTYVIKPRTTDVKSLKGCVNYQGTPKTLEEMNAAIEQEARTNL; translated from the coding sequence ATGGAAGCAAGAATAACGGTTAAAGGGCAAATTACTCTACCGAAAGCCTTACGGGATGCCATGCACCTGAAAACAGGAGACAAAGTTTTGTTTGAACCACTAGAAGATGGAACGTATGTCATTAAGCCACGAACAACAGATGTAAAATCTCTCAAAGGCTGTGTCAATTATCAGGGAACTCCAAAAACCCTAGAAGAGATGAATGCTGCAATTGAACAAGAAGCAAGAACCAATTTGTAA